The Chitinophaga flava genome has a segment encoding these proteins:
- a CDS encoding serine aminopeptidase domain-containing protein, with the protein MKKSCLLTLLLSFSLYMMAQVNYPIAAAKVQRYYNQQQADSLYAMFGPAIKAALPADQTRAMLSQLHSQLGELQQLTPSGGDATYQTWKATFSKGALTMILALNKDNLLEGFRFMPYQEKAVAEKDPDNFVLHAAGADIVGTLTMPVNNNKVPVVLLIAGSGPTDRNCNSKLGLNTNAFKMLAEALQADGIACLRYDKRGVGASVTSQLQSEVTFDMMVDDASGLLKMLKEDQRFSTIVVAGHSEGSLIGMLAAQREHADRYISIAGPGERIDLIIERQLAVQSPPLAQKAKLLFDSLRQGQTIHNTEPALQTIFHPGIQPYFISWMKYTPTEEIPKLKIPKLIIQGTEDIQVSLNDARMLQQAGAPAILKEINGMNHVLKNPTGDKSINGPSYRDPTQPLNLQLVKDIEEFVKGVIVYRQQ; encoded by the coding sequence ATGAAAAAGAGCTGTTTACTGACCCTGTTGCTGTCATTTTCATTGTACATGATGGCGCAGGTCAACTATCCCATTGCCGCCGCAAAGGTGCAGCGGTATTATAATCAGCAACAGGCTGATAGTTTATATGCCATGTTTGGCCCTGCGATAAAAGCCGCATTGCCAGCAGATCAGACGCGTGCGATGCTCAGTCAGCTGCATAGCCAGCTGGGAGAGCTACAGCAGCTCACGCCTTCCGGAGGTGACGCTACTTATCAGACCTGGAAAGCAACCTTCTCCAAAGGCGCCCTGACCATGATCCTCGCACTCAATAAGGACAACCTGCTGGAAGGTTTCCGTTTTATGCCTTACCAGGAGAAAGCGGTAGCGGAGAAAGACCCTGACAATTTTGTTTTACATGCCGCGGGAGCCGACATTGTGGGCACACTCACGATGCCCGTTAACAACAACAAGGTGCCTGTAGTACTGCTTATAGCAGGCTCCGGCCCTACCGACCGTAATTGCAACAGTAAATTAGGCCTCAATACCAACGCTTTCAAAATGCTGGCAGAAGCCCTGCAGGCCGATGGTATCGCCTGCCTGCGATACGACAAACGCGGTGTAGGCGCCAGTGTGACCAGCCAGCTACAATCGGAAGTTACATTTGACATGATGGTGGATGACGCATCCGGCTTACTAAAAATGCTGAAGGAAGATCAGCGTTTTTCCACGATCGTTGTTGCGGGCCATAGCGAAGGCTCCCTGATAGGAATGCTGGCCGCTCAGCGAGAACATGCAGACCGGTATATCTCCATCGCCGGGCCCGGAGAACGGATTGATCTCATTATCGAAAGGCAGTTGGCCGTACAGTCTCCGCCATTAGCGCAAAAGGCTAAATTATTATTCGACAGCCTCCGGCAAGGACAAACCATTCATAATACAGAACCAGCCCTGCAAACAATATTCCATCCGGGCATTCAACCTTATTTTATCTCCTGGATGAAATACACCCCCACTGAAGAAATCCCCAAACTGAAAATACCGAAGCTCATCATTCAGGGAACAGAAGATATACAGGTAAGCCTCAACGACGCCCGTATGTTACAACAGGCCGGAGCCCCCGCCATACTGAAGGAGATAAATGGAATGAACCATGTGCTGAAAAATCCTACCGGTGATAAAAGCATAAATGGCCCCAGTTACAGAGACCCTACACAACCATTAAACCTTCAACTGGTAAAGGATATAGAAGAATTTGTAAAAGGTGTGATTGTTTACAGACAGCAATAA
- a CDS encoding YIP1 family protein: MTTWLFRPFTYIAGGKALLAGWIIMLITAVAAYFSGTHFDGAIDAHATWPAPYYHYLLEPLIAWLCTVIICYVAAKIFSKSSFRLIDLAGTLALARAPLLILALVNFAMPVVRTPADITPQAMAIGLIAAPFVGWMLVLLYQAFSISTNLKGNKAVIIFISALLVAEIVSKILPPLSLPLLH; encoded by the coding sequence ATGACTACCTGGTTATTCCGACCGTTTACCTACATCGCCGGCGGCAAAGCCTTGCTGGCAGGATGGATTATCATGCTGATCACCGCTGTGGCAGCATATTTTTCCGGTACCCATTTTGACGGCGCCATCGATGCACATGCAACCTGGCCCGCCCCTTATTATCACTATCTGCTGGAACCATTGATAGCATGGCTTTGTACGGTTATCATCTGTTATGTGGCAGCAAAGATCTTTTCAAAGTCATCATTCCGCCTCATAGACCTGGCTGGCACATTGGCCCTGGCAAGGGCTCCACTGCTGATCCTTGCATTGGTCAACTTCGCCATGCCGGTGGTAAGAACACCCGCCGACATCACTCCACAGGCAATGGCCATAGGACTGATAGCAGCGCCATTCGTAGGATGGATGCTGGTCCTGCTGTATCAAGCCTTCAGCATCTCCACCAACCTGAAAGGGAATAAGGCTGTTATTATCTTTATTTCGGCGCTGCTGGTGGCAGAGATAGTGTCCAAAATATTGCCCCCGCTTTCACTTCCACTTCTACATTAA
- a CDS encoding DUF2089 family protein, which produces MKIIKKSLPLACPSCASPLKVTSLACEACDTSVSGSFELPLLARLPAEDLQFVIDFVKSSGSLKVMAQQLGLSYPTVRNRLDDIISNIETIEKNIKTSR; this is translated from the coding sequence ATGAAAATAATAAAAAAATCTCTTCCGCTGGCATGTCCCAGCTGTGCTTCTCCACTGAAAGTGACATCTCTGGCTTGTGAAGCCTGCGACACCAGTGTTTCCGGCAGCTTTGAGCTGCCCCTGCTGGCCCGATTGCCGGCAGAAGACCTGCAGTTTGTGATCGATTTTGTAAAGAGCAGCGGCAGTCTGAAAGTGATGGCACAGCAGCTGGGGCTGAGTTATCCCACCGTACGCAATAGGCTCGATGATATTATCAGCAACATAGAAACGATTGAAAAAAACATAAAAACCTCCCGATGA
- a CDS encoding cyclic nucleotide-binding domain-containing protein translates to MTRKVAATATRDMLALHGYEVMMAYDGKTGIETARIYLPDLILCEEAMAGTDGLAVMEILRQDPRFQLTPFILLADKYRQHTFRTAMNQGADDYLIKPYTSHDLVETVRNRIRKKEAYAALQPEAERDFKTIVSRFLEDRNTIRAAAHEEIYHEGGMPRYLYYLLSGKVKTVKTHEDGKDLVIGLYNKGDFFGYIALLEEETYKATAIVMEDAEIALIPKADAEELFDRSPMMMQRFVRLLARNVTEKEERLLGIAYNTLRKKVASALIHLRNKYQVDRSTHYTIAISRDELAALAGTATESLIRTLSEFRNENLITVKSGSITLQNPGRLEEIAYH, encoded by the coding sequence ATGACCAGAAAAGTAGCGGCAACGGCTACACGCGATATGCTCGCATTACATGGCTATGAAGTGATGATGGCATATGACGGAAAAACCGGTATTGAAACCGCCAGAATATACCTGCCAGACCTGATTCTTTGTGAAGAAGCCATGGCCGGCACCGACGGCCTGGCGGTGATGGAAATATTAAGGCAGGACCCCCGCTTTCAGCTGACCCCCTTTATTTTACTGGCAGACAAATACCGGCAGCACACATTTCGTACCGCTATGAACCAGGGCGCAGACGACTATCTGATAAAACCATATACCAGCCATGATCTTGTGGAAACGGTCCGCAACCGGATCAGGAAAAAAGAGGCCTATGCAGCGTTGCAGCCAGAAGCGGAGCGCGATTTTAAAACTATTGTGTCCCGTTTTCTGGAAGATCGTAACACCATCCGTGCCGCTGCACATGAAGAGATATATCACGAAGGAGGCATGCCGCGCTACCTGTATTATCTCCTTTCGGGAAAAGTGAAAACCGTCAAAACCCATGAAGACGGAAAAGATCTGGTGATAGGGCTGTATAATAAAGGTGATTTTTTCGGATATATTGCCCTGCTGGAGGAAGAGACCTACAAGGCTACCGCTATTGTGATGGAAGATGCAGAGATAGCCCTGATCCCCAAAGCAGATGCGGAAGAACTGTTCGACCGGAGTCCGATGATGATGCAGCGTTTTGTGCGGCTGCTGGCCCGTAATGTGACGGAAAAGGAAGAACGCCTGTTGGGCATCGCCTATAATACCCTGCGTAAAAAAGTGGCCAGCGCCCTGATACATCTGCGCAACAAATACCAGGTAGACCGCTCCACTCATTATACCATTGCCATCTCCCGTGATGAGCTGGCTGCATTGGCAGGCACAGCCACCGAATCCCTCATACGCACGCTGAGTGAATTCAGAAATGAAAACCTGATTACTGTGAAAAGCGGCAGTATTACATTGCAAAACCCCGGCCGACTGGAGGAGATAGCCTACCACTAG